The SAR324 cluster bacterium genome segment TTTGAGATCATGACTCCGTTCCTCTTAGGGTTAAAATCTCTTTGATCAAGCAGTTCAAATACCTGATCTAGGAAGGCAATTGCATCCTCCAGTCCCACATCTTTTGGATGTGGCTCGCTCACCCACAGAGTGACCTCCCCCCGTCATCCTCCCCAAAATTTTTTCCCTGCCCTAAGCTTTGCGAACCAACCAACACTACTCAGGGAAAAATCATGAAAAATTTCGTCTCAAAAACAACAAAATCATTACTGATGACTCTTCTTGTTGTTCCGGCTCTATCAGCCTGTAAGAACATGCCTCCAATCGAACAAACCTCACCTCTACTAGGTGCTTATCTTCAGGGTTCTAACGTTTTGGAAGGTAATTTTCTCGAGAGCGATTCTTTTGAATTTAATCTTTCTCAAACATTTCAGCCACAAATCGAATTCATCGAGCAACTCGATTTTCAGTGGGTTGAAGAAGGGGTGCAATGGACGCAAACTACTGCGATAGATTTGTTCGACTTCGAAATTCCTGATGTGGACATTCCCGAACTTAGCGTCCCAAATGTAGCCCTTCCAACGATTAGTCTCCCAGAAGTCAGCCTTCCTGACGTAAGCCTGATTGGGTCGATCTTGCCAGTGACGGAGGCTGAAGAAGTGAAAGAATTACAAGATAACAAAAATGAATCCTTCCTAGCTAAAAAAAATCTGGTGAAAGCAAGCTTGATGGATGTTGATCTTTCTGCGGTTGATCTCTCTGGCAAAGACCTTTCTGGCGCAGACCTGCGAGGTTCAGATCTGAGCCACGCTGACCTCACAGGAGCTAACCTAACTGGAGCACAGCTTTGGCAGGCAAAGCTGAGAAAAGTAGCCTTGCGAGACACGGATCTATCTGGGATGGATTTCTCTGAAATGGATCTGAGTGGGGCAGATCTAAGGGGCGTCAACCTGAGTGGGGCCAATCTGTGGGGAACCAAACTATACCGCACAAATCTGAGTGGGGCCAATTTGAGTGGAGCCCGTCTCTCTAATGCAGATCTCTCTCAGTCAGAGCTCAGTGGAGCCAATCTTTCCAACGCTGAACTCTATAACACACAGTTAAGGAGAGCCAATCTCAGTGCAGCCAACCTCTCCGGAGCAGATCTACAAAAAGCCCAATTGACACATACCAATCTGCACAAGGCCAACCTGACAAGTGCCTGGCTAGCTGGTGCAAATCTAAAGGAGGCCAATCTCTCTGAAGCAAATCTCTTCCGAAGCACTCTGCATGGTGCAAACCTACAAGATGCAGATCTAAGCGCGGCAAACTTGATGGAAGCATCACTGATCAAGGCCAACCTGCAGGATGTGGATCTGCAGGACGCGGATCTGAATAAGACCATTCTGTTCAAAGCCTCTGTCAGCAAATCTGCTCTGATTGAAGCGCAACTGTGCCTCACCAGCCTACCCGACTACACAATGCATAACCGAGATTGTGAGCAAACGCGATCAATCTAAGCTCTGATTTCTCTGTTTTCTTCCAAATGGCTTGACTTCATGGATCAGCAAAGGATGTTTCATCTGGGATTCCTATTAAGTTCAAGCATCTGGTCACTTTGCTTTTCAACTTTATACCCCTAAAAAAACATCATGGTTCACCGAGCTTTGTTTCAGTCCCTGGTGCTGGGATTTTTTCTTTTTTCTGTACAAAACATTTTAGCAAACGATTCGAAAGAAGCACGTACCCAGGCAGCTGAGAGATACCTGGCAGTAGTACCGATTTCCCAACTGCTTGATGACACTTTCAGAGAGATGAGCAAATCCTTGCCAAAAGCTATCCGTGAGGGATTCGTAGCACAAATGCGGATTGTCGTCAGAGCAGATGTTCTTGAAGCAGCCACTCGAGCATCACTGGTCAGACATTTCACCGTTGGTGAATTAAACGCAATGGCTGAATTCTACAGTTCTCCTCATGGAGCCAGTGCCATGCGAAAATTCGGAGCCTACATGGCTGACGTGATGCCCGCTGTTCAGGAAGAGATGATTTTGAGACTGGATCACATGGAACGCCAGGTAGAATAGTTTTTGCCAGCTTCATTCATAGCGAATTTAGGATTTCCTAGGTAGGTTCAGTGTTTGTAATTACCAGATGAACTCGAAAGGCAGCTAAAATCGCAAGCGTGACATGAACACTTCTATTCAAGCCAATCCTTTTACTGCCTCAGTCTGGTGCCAGCTTCTTCCTCTCCTCCTATCTATCAGCGGACCACTCGTCCTCTACCTATTCACGATACCCCGTACCGTGGTGCTGGAAGACGATGGACTTTTTCTGATGGTTGCCAAGCATTTTGGGATCGCCCATCCTCCAGGTTATCCCCTCTTCACTGGCATCGCTCACCTATTTATGCAGTTTCCCTTTGGTACGGATGCCTTTCGAGGACACCTTGCCAGCGCGTTTCTGGGGGC includes the following:
- a CDS encoding DUF2059 domain-containing protein encodes the protein MVHRALFQSLVLGFFLFSVQNILANDSKEARTQAAERYLAVVPISQLLDDTFREMSKSLPKAIREGFVAQMRIVVRADVLEAATRASLVRHFTVGELNAMAEFYSSPHGASAMRKFGAYMADVMPAVQEEMILRLDHMERQVE
- a CDS encoding pentapeptide repeat-containing protein, producing the protein MKNFVSKTTKSLLMTLLVVPALSACKNMPPIEQTSPLLGAYLQGSNVLEGNFLESDSFEFNLSQTFQPQIEFIEQLDFQWVEEGVQWTQTTAIDLFDFEIPDVDIPELSVPNVALPTISLPEVSLPDVSLIGSILPVTEAEEVKELQDNKNESFLAKKNLVKASLMDVDLSAVDLSGKDLSGADLRGSDLSHADLTGANLTGAQLWQAKLRKVALRDTDLSGMDFSEMDLSGADLRGVNLSGANLWGTKLYRTNLSGANLSGARLSNADLSQSELSGANLSNAELYNTQLRRANLSAANLSGADLQKAQLTHTNLHKANLTSAWLAGANLKEANLSEANLFRSTLHGANLQDADLSAANLMEASLIKANLQDVDLQDADLNKTILFKASVSKSALIEAQLCLTSLPDYTMHNRDCEQTRSI
- a CDS encoding DUF2723 domain-containing protein; this translates as MNTSIQANPFTASVWCQLLPLLLSISGPLVLYLFTIPRTVVLEDDGLFLMVAKHFGIAHPPGYPLFTGIAHLFMQFPFGTDAFRGHLASAFLGALACGVLFGCARLLGSSVWAALAGAWAFGASEHFWS